CGGCCGCCGAGAGCAGCCGGGCGGCCTCGGGCGGGAACAGCGCCTCCCAGACGGGGGCCTCCCAGGGGACGGACGGGCTGCCCTCACCGGCGAGCAGACGCTCGCGGGCCGCCGCGTTGAGCCGGGCCGCGCTCCCGCACAGCAGCAGCACCGGGTCGGGCAGCGCCGCCAGCAGCGGGGCGGCGTCCACGTCCGCAAAGGTGCCGTTCAGGGGGTTGCCGGGCAGGGAGGCGGGAACCGGGTCGGGCATCGGCCGTGTCCTCCTCAGCCCCGCAGGGCGTACCCGACGCCGCGCACGGTCCTCAGCAGCCCATAGCCGTCGAGGTCGCGCAGCTTGGCGCGCAGGTTCGCCATGTGCACGTCCACCACGTTGCTGCCCTCGGGCAGGCGGCCCTGCCAGATTTCCTGCCCGATCTCCTGGCGCGAGTACACCCGGCCCGGCTGGCGGATCAGCAGCGCCAGAATGTCGAACTCCTTGGGTGAGAGCCGCAGTTCCTCGCCCTTGTAGGTCACCAGCCGCTTCTGGGGGTCGAGGGTCAGTTCGCCCATGCTGAGGCTCTCGCTGACCCGCTGGCGCAGTTGCACCTTGACGCGGGCCAGCAGCTCGTCGGGATGGAAGGGCTTGATCACGTAGTCGTCGGCTCCCAGGCCCAGCAGCCGGACCTTTTCATCGACCGTGTCGCGGGCGGTCAGCACGATGATCGGCACGGCACTGTTCTTGCGCAGCCGCTGCACCACGTCCCCGCCGTCGAAGTCCGGGAGGCCGAGGTCGAGCAGGATCAGGTCGGGGTGGTCTTCGCGCGCCCGGATCAGGCCGTTCATGGCAGAGTCGGCGTGTTCGACCGTGTACCCCGCATCCGAGAGGTCCAGTCTCAGCACTTTGGCGATGTCGAGGTCGTCCTCGATCACGAGAATCCGTTGGGCACTCACCCCTTTATGATAGCGGCCTTCACGCGCACTTCACACCGCAACCCTGCCGGGGACGGGGTGCAGCGTTCGGGCCGGGGGAGGGCTGTGCTACCCTGGGGAGACTGCGCCCCATGCCCCCTGCCGGGCCGGGCGACACAATCCGTTTCGACCATTCGCTTCGACTGGCCCGCGCCCCACCGCGCCGCCGCATCCCATTCAGAACGCACGTTATTGACCACCGGGGAATTAACAGCAGGGCAGACATCGTGCGACCGGAGAACACATGACCAACCCAGGTAAGGACGCGCAGGTCCCAGCGGCCGCCGCGCCCACACAACAGGACGCCAGAACCCAGGAGACCAAGGCCCAGGAGAACTTCCTCGAAGTCATTCCCCTCGGTGGCATGGGCGAGATCGGCAAGAACATCACCGCTTACCGCTACGGCGACGAGATCATGGTCGTCGACGGCGGCCTGGCCTTTCCCGACCCGCACCAGATGGGCGTGGACCTGATCATCCCGCGCATCGACTACCTCCAGCAGAACGCCGGGCTGATCAAGGGCTGGATTCTGACCCACGGCCACGAGGACCATATCGGCGGCCTGCCCTACATCCTGCCCCGGCTTCCGCGCGTGCCGGTCTACGGCGCGGGCCTCACGCTGGGGCTGGTGCGCGAGAAGCTCAGCGAGTTCGGCATCCGCGACGCGGACACGGATCTGCGCGAGGTGGACCTGAACGCCAAGGTCCGCATCGGCAAGCACTTCGGGGTCGAGTTCATCCGCATGACGCACTCGATTCCCGACAACGCCGGGTACATCCTCACCACGCCGGTGGGCCGGGTGGTGCATACCGGCGACTTCAAGCTCGACGAGGAACCCAGCGACGGCAAGCTGAGTGACCTGGGACGCATCGAGCAGGCGGGCAAGGACGGCGTGCTGCTGCTGATCAGCGACTCCACCAACGCCGAGCGCCCGGGCCGCACCGCCAGCGAGTCGGAGGTGGCCCGCAACCTGGAAGACCTGATCAGCAAGTGCCGGGGCCGCGTGTTCATGACCACCTTCGCGTCGAACGTGCACCGCATCCAGAACGTGATCAACATCGCCCACCGCCAGGGCCGCCGGGTGGTGATGGAAGGCCGCTCGATGCTCAAGTACGCGCAGGTCGCGCAGAGCCTCGGCCACATGGACCTGCCCGAACCCCTGCTGACCAACGAGGAGGTCGGCAGCCTGCAAGACCAGCAGGTGCTGTACGTCTGCACCGGCTCGCAGGGGCAGCCCATGAGCGTGCTGTCGCGCCTGGCCTTCGGCAACCACGCCAAAATTGCTCTGCGCCGCGGTGACAGCGTGATTCTCTCCAGCAATCCGATTCCCGGCAACGAGGAAGCGGTGAACCTGGTGATCAACCGCCTGTACGAGATCGGCGTGGACGTGTACTACCCGCCCACCTACCGGGTCCACGCCTCCGGGCACGGCTCGCAGGAGGAACTCGCCACGGTGCTGAACCTCGCGCGGCCCAAGTTCTTCCTGCCCTGGCACGGCGAACCCCGCCACCAGATCAACCACGCCCGCCTGGCCCAGACCCTCCCCCGCCCGCCCAAGCGCACGCTGATCGCCCGCAACGGCGACGTGGTGCGCCTCTCGGCCGACGAGTTCAAGGTGACGGGCACGGTGCCCGCCGGGGGCGTGTACGTGGACGGCCTGGGCGTGGGCGACATCGGGGACGACGTGCTGCTCGACCGCGCCAGCATGAGCCAGGAAGGCATCCTGATCATGACGGCGGTGCTGCACCCCACCCCCCACGTCGAGATCGTCTCGCGCGGCTTCGTCCGGCCCAACCGTGACCTCGACGGCCAGATCCGCAAGGTGGCCCTCGACGCCGTCGAGAGCGGCATGCGCGAGAAGAAGCGGCTGGAAGACGTGCGCGACGACATGTACGGGGCGGTTCGCCGCTTCGTCCGCAAGGTGACGGGGCGCAACCCGGTGCTGATTCCGCTGATCGTGGATTGAGCGCAGACAGAGGGCAGAGGGCCGGGGATTATCGCTCCCCGGCCCTCCTGCCTGTGGGGGTCAGTCCTCGATCACCGTGGTCGTGGTGGTGGTGGTCGTCTCGGTGGTCGGGGGAGGCGGCGGGGTGTCCTGGCGGACCTCGCGCGTCGTGGAGCGCGTGTGGGTCTCGGTTTCGCCCTGCGTGTTGTGGGTTTCGGTCACCTCGGTGGTCTCGGACCTCGTCACGTTCTGGCCGTCCTGATCTGCTCGGGTCATCACTGCACCTCCTGGAGCCTTCAGCCTAAGGCGAGGGCAGGCGCAGCACCCTTCACCCTTTGGTGAGGGAGCGGGGGAAGATTCCCGCACCCACCGGCCGGCGCGCCAGCGCAGCCTTGCCCACGTTCCCTCCGCTGGCCCGTGCGATAATGCGCCGCATGAGCGTGATCCCGTACGTGATCGAGCAGACCGGTCGGGGCGAGCGGATGTATGACATCTACTCGCGCCTGCTGAAAGACCGGATCATCTTTGTGGGCACGCCCATCGAGTCGCAGATGGCGAACACGATCGTGGCGCAGCTGCTGCTGCTGGACTCCCAGAACCCCGAGCAGGAAATCCAGATGTACATCAACTGCCCCGGCGGCGAGGTGTATGCCGGGCTGGCCATCTACGACACCATGCGCTACATCAAGGCCCCCGTCAGCACCATCTGCGTCGGCATTGCCATGAGCATGGGCAGCGTCCTGCTGATGGCGGGCGACAAGGGCAAGCGGCTGGCGCTGCCCAACAGCCGCATCATGATCCACCAGGGGTCGGCGGGCTTCCGCGGCAACACCCCCGACCTGGAGGTGCAGGCCAAGGAAGTGCTGCACCTGCGCGACAAGCTGGTCGAGATCTACCACCGCCACACCGACCTCCCCCACGAGAAGCTGCTGCGCGACATGGAGCGCGACTACTTCATGTCGCCGCAGGAGGCGATGAAGTACGGCCTGATCGACTCGGTGATCGAGAACACCCGCCAGATCGAGGCCGCCCTGTGACCGGGCGGAGTGGCAACTTCGGCGGCGACCGCTGCTCCTTTTGCGGGCGGCAGCACCCCCAGATCGCGCAGCTGATCGAGGCCCCCGGCCGCGCGGCCTTTATCTGCAACGAATGCACCGACCGCGCCTTCGAACTCGTCAAGCAGAACAAGAAGGCGGGCAGCGAGTTCACGCTCGACGAGCTGCCCAGCCCCAAGGAGATCAAGGCCTACCTCGACGAGTTCGTGATCGGGCAGGACGAGGCCAAAAAGGCGCTGGCCGTTGCGGTGGTCAGCCACTACCAGCGCCTCGCGCACCCCGACGTGAACCTCCAGAAGAGCAACATCTTGCTGATCGGCCCCACCGGCACTGGCAAGACGCTGCTGGCGCAGTCGCTGGCCGAGATGCTGGAGGTGCCCTTTGCGATTGCCGACGCCACCACACTGACAGAAGCCGGGTACGTGGGCGACGACGTGGAGAACGTGATCGTGCGCCTCCTCCAGGCCGCCGAGTACGACGTGTCCGCCGCCGAACGCGGCATCATCTACATCGACGAGATCGACAAGATCGCCCGCAAGTCCGAGGGCACCTCCATCACCCGCGACGTGAGCGGCGAGGGCGTGCAGCAGGCGCTGCTGAAGATCATCGAGGGCACGGTCGCGCAGGTGCCGCCGCAGGGGGGCCGCAAGCACCCGCAGCAGGAACTGGTGCAGGTGAACACGAAAAACATCCTGTTCATCGTGGGCGGGGCCTTCGAGAGCATGGCCGAGATTGCCCGCACCCGCACCAACGTGCGTGCGGTGGGCTTCGGGGCCGAGCACCGCGGCGAGGAGAAGGAAGAACTGCGCTTCCTGCCGGAAGACCTGGTGAAGTTCGGGCTGATCCCGGAGTTCGTGGGCCGCCTGCCGTTGGTCGTGCAGCTTCAGGACCTCGACGAGGATGCGCTGGTGCGGATTCTGACCGAGCCGCAGGGAGCCATCGTCAAGCAGTACCAGGCGCTGTTCGGCTTCCAGGGAGTGGACCTCACCTTCACCGACGCCGCCCTGCGCGAGGTGGCGCACCGCGCCAAGGACCGCAAGACCGGCGCACGCGGCCTGCGGGCCGTGCTGGAAAAGGCCATGACCGACCTGCTGTTCGAGCTGCCCATCGACGGCCTCACCGAACTGCACTTCGACGCCGAGAACATCGACCACCCGCTGGCGCTGATTGAGTCTAAGGGACTCAAGAAGTCTGCCTAAACGCAACATAGATTACAGCACCGACCCGCCCACCTCCCTAGAATCTGGGGACATCGTGGGCGGGGTGTCTTTTCCCACCGGGAGGTCAAGTGAGACCGCCGCAGGTGCCCGGCTCCCCGCGTTAGACTCACCTCTTCCCCGGGCCTTTTCCGGTTCCGGTTTCAAGGAGCAAGCATGATCTGGGAACTTCCCGTAGTCGCCCTCAGAAATATGGTCCTCCTGCCCGGCATCACCATGAACATCGATGTGGGGCGGCCCAAGAGCAAGCGCGCCGTGGACGAGGCGCAGGCCTCCGACCGCCGCGTGCTGCTGCTGACCCAGCGTGACGCCCGCACCGACGACCCCACCCGCGCCGAGCTGTACGACATGGGCGTGCTGGGTGTGGTCAAGCAGGTGGTCCGCATGCCCGACAACACCTATCAGGTACTAGTCGAGGCCCAGGAGCGCGCCAGGGTGCTGGACGAGGTGCCCAGCGCCTACCTGCGCGTGCGCGCCGAGACGCAGGCCGCCGCCGCCCCCGCGACCGAGCTGGAAGGCCGTGAGGTGCAGGTGCTGGCGGGCGAGGTCAAGGCGTCCTTCGAGGAATACCAGCGCCAGAACAAGAACCTGCGCCTGGACAACTACCAGCTTGAGGGCCTGAAGAACCTCACCGACCCCGGCGCACTGGCCGATCAGGTTGCGCACCACGCCACCTGGACCCCCGAGGAGAAGCAGGAAGTCCTCTCGGCCATCTCGCCGCGTGACCGCCTGGAAGCCGTGCTACGGCTGCTGACGCGCGACACCGAGCGCTTCAACATGGACAAGAAGATCGCCGGGCGCGTCAAGGAACAGATGGACGCCAACCAGCGCGAGTACTACCTGCGCGAGCAGATGAAGGCCATCGGCAAGGAGCTGGGCGGCGGCGAGGAAGGCCCCGCCGAGGTCGAGGCCCTGCGCGAGAAGATCGAGGCCGCGGGGATGCCCGAATCGGTCAAGGACAAGGCCCTCAAGGAACTCCAGCGCCTGGAGCGCACGCCCGGCGGCAGCCCCGAGGGCACGGTGGTCCGCAACTACATCGAGTGGCTGATCGATGTGCCGTGGAGCAAGCGCGACGAGGAAATCCTCGACATCGCCCGCACCCGTGACATCCTCGACGCCGACCACTACGCGCTGGGCGACGTGAAGGACCGCATCCTGGAGTTCCTGGCCGTGCGCCAGCTCACCCACAAGGAAGGCGAGACCGAGGAGCAGCGCCGCGAGCGTGCCGCCGAGGAACGCACCGACGACGCCGAGCTGCGCGCGCCGATCCTGGTGCTAGTCGGCCCTCCCGGCGTCGGCAAGACCTCGCTGGGCAAGAGCATCGCCCGCAGCCTCAACCGCAAGTTCGTCCGCATGGCCCTGGGCGGCGTGCGCGACGAGGCCGAGATTCGCGGCCACCGCCGCACCTACATCGGCTCGATGCCCGGCCGCATCATCCAGGCGATGAAGACGGCGGGCGTGACCAACCCGATCATCCTGCTCGACGAGATCGACAAGATGAGCAGCGACTGGCGCGGCGATCCCTCCAGCGCGATGCTGGAAGTGCTTGACCCCGAGCAGAACCACACCTTCCAGGACCACTACCTGGAAGTGCCCTACGACCTCTCGCAGGTGATGTTCATCACCACCGCCAACAGCCTCCAGACCATCCCGCGCCCGCTGCTGGACCGCATGGAAGTCATCAACATCCCCGGCTACACCCAGCAGGAGAAGGTGGAGATCGCCAAGCGCTACCGGGTGCCCCGCCAGATCAAGTCGCACGGCCTGACCGGCAAGCTGGAGATCACCGACGCGGCGCTGAACCGCATCGTGGAGGAGTACACCGCCGAGAGCGGCGTGCGCAACCTCGACCGCCAGATCAGCAAGCTGGCGCGCAAGGCGGCCCGCGAACTGCTCGAACAGCCCTGGGAAGGCCTCAAGGTGATTGACGCCGCCGATGTCCCCGCCTACCTCGGCGTGCCGCTGCACCGGCCCGACAAGATGGAAAAAGAACCCCAGGTCGGCGTGGCGCAGGGCCTGGCCTGGACCAGCGTGGGCGGCACCATGCTGATGGTGGAGGCCCTCGCCACCCCCGGCAGCGGCAAGATCAGCATGACCGGCTCGCTGGGGGACGTGATGAAGGAATCGGTGCAGGCGGCGGTCGCCTACCTGCGCGCCCACGCCCACCAGTACGGCGCGGACCCCGAGTTCCACAAGAAGCTCGACCTGCACGTCCACTTCCCCGACGGCGCGACGCCCAAGGACGGCCCCAGCGCGGGCATCACGATTGCCACCGCCGTCATCAGCGCGGTGACGGGCCGCCCGGTGCGGCTGGACGTGGCGATGACCGGTGAGATCAGCCTGCGTGGCCGCGTGCTGCCCATCGGCGGCGTCAAGGAGAAGCTGCTCGCCGCGCACCAGGGCGGTATCCGGGAAGTGATCATCCCGGCGGACAACGAGCCGAACCTTCAGGACGTGCCCGACAGCATCCGGGGCGAGCTGCGGATTCACACCGTCGAGCGCGTGGGCGAGGTGCTGGATCTGGTGCTGCTGCCCGCCACCGGGGAACAGCCCGCCACGATTCCCCCCACCCAGGGGCGGGACGTGACGCAGCCGGGGGCGTAGGAGCTTCCAGCAGCCAGCAAACAGCTTCCAGCAACAAAAGAGCCTCCGCTTTGGCGGGGGCTTTTCTGTTTGGGCTGGCCGCTGGTCGCTGGCTGCCACTGATACGGATTCCGTCCAATTCCTGAACAGTCGGGAGGGCACCGCCTGTTCATCCATCTCCCGAAATCCGCCCTTGTTCCTTCTCCCTCTGGTCGGATTTCCGGGTGTTTTCAACACCCTTCAATCGGAATCCGTATTACCCCAGGTCCGGCCCCGCCCCCTGTGCCGTGCGGTACGGCAGGTACTTCGGCAGCCAGAAGCGGCGCTCGATAAAGGCGGCGAGGCCGTTATCGTCAAGGCCCTGCACCTTCTCCTCCTGGGCGACGCCTTCCTCCAGGGCCTGGCGGGCCACGCGCAGGGCCACCGCGCGGCTGGCGTCACGCAGGGCGCGGGTGGGGGGGTAGGTGCGCTCCGGGTACTCGCGGGCGGTGAAGTCGGCCAGGGCATAGGCGGCTTCCGCGACCATCCCGTCCGTGATCTCGTGGGCGCGGGTCAGGACGGCGGCGAAGCCCAGACCGGGGAAGATGAAAGCGTTGTTGCCCTGCCCGATGGCGTGCGTCTGGCCGTTCAGCTCCACCGGGGCGAAGGGGCTGCCGGTCGCCACCAGCGCCGCCCCGTCCGTCCAGCGCAGCACGTCCTCCGGCAGTGCCTCGGTGTTGGCGGTGGGGTTGGAGAGGGGAAACACGATGGGGCGAGCCGTGTTGGCCTGCACCGCGCGCACGATGGGTTCGTTGAAGATGCCGCCCTGCCCGCTGAGGCCCAGCAGCACGGTCACCCCGCCCTCCCGCACCACGCTCAGCAGGTCGGTGCCGGACCAGCCCGCCGTGACCGCCTGCGGGGTGGCGAGGGGCTGCTTGTAGTCCTCCAGGTGGCGGTCATCCGTGAGCAGGCCGCGCGAGTCGAGCACGAAGACCCGGCGGGCCAGCTCGTCCTCCGTGAGGCCCTCGCGGCGCATCCCCTCGCGGATGGCGGCGGCCACCCCCGCGCCGCCCGCCCCGGCCCCGTGGATAGCCACGACCTGATCGCGCAGCCGCTCACCCTTCAGGGCACAGGCCCGCAGCACGCCCGCCAGCGTGACCGCGCCCGTGCCCTGAATGTCGTCGTTGAAGGAGGGCACGACCTTGCGGTAACGCTCCAGCACCCGGAAGGCCGTGTCCTTGGAGAAGTCCTCCCACTGGATGATCGCCTTGGGGTAGCGATCCTGCACGGCACGCACAAAGGCGTCGATAAAAGCGTCGTAGGCCTCGCCGGTCAGCCGGGCGTGGCGGGCACCCAGGTAGAGGGGGTCCTCGATCAAATCCTGGCGGCTGGTCCCCACATCCAGCTCGACCGGCAGCGTCTTGTCCGGCCCCACCCCCCCCGCGACGGTGTAGAGGCTCAGCTTGCCGATGCTGATCGCCATGCCGCCGAAGCCCTGGTCGCCAATCCCCAGAATCGCGCTGGAATCGGTCGCCACGATCATCCGCACGTCCTGCTGGTGGACGTTCTCCAGCAGCTCACGCGCCCGATCGACGTGTGCCGTGCTGATGGCAAAGCCGCGTGGATAGCGGTACAGCCGCGAGAACTGCTGCACCGCCTCGCCCACGGTCGGGGTGTAGATGATGGGCAGCATCTCCTCGACGTGGTCTTCGAGCAGCGCGAAGAACAGCACCTCGTTGTAATCCTGGAGGTTGCGCAGGTAGGCGTGCTTTTCCAGCGGTGCGCCCTGCTGGCGGAAGCGCAGGTAGGCCCGCTCCTTCTGCTCCTCCAGCGTGCTGACGCCGGGCGGAAGCAGGCCCTCCAGCCCCAGCAGGCGGCGTTCCTCCTCGGTGAAGGCGGTGCTCTTGTTCAGCAGCGGCAGGTGCAGCAGCGGAAAGCCGGTGACGCGCACCTCCAGAACGCGGTGTCCGGCAGAATCGCGTTGCACGTCGTAGTAACGGGAAATATGGGCCATGGCCCAGCGTAGCCAGCCTTCCCGCGTGGGGCGCGTCACCCCTAGGGGAGCGGGCTAGACGGGCGGGGCGGAGGTGAAGGTGAGCCAGATGCGGCCCGCCTGCCAGGGCAGCGCGGCCAGCAGATGCCGGGCGTTGGGATCGGCGCTGTCGAGTTCGGCGGCCACCTCGCGCACGCCGTCTCTCCCGGCCGCACGCAGGGCCAACCCCGTCAGGGCCAGGGTGAGGGCCGCGCCGTCCGCGGCGTGTTCGGCCGTCACCCCAAACCAGCCCAGGTCGCCGCCCACCGGGTCGTCGGTGGTGCGAACGCTGGACACCCCCGCCAGCTTCCCCGACCGCCGCGCTGCCCAGAGCCAGGCGGGCTGGAGGTCACCCTCCAGAAAGTCCTCCTCTGCCTCCTCCAGCGACGACGCAGCGGGCGGATCGTGGCGGTGCGTGTGGGCGTACACGTCCAGATGCAGGCGGGTGAGGTCGCGGCGTACCTCCGGCCCCGTGAGGGCGGTCATCGGGAGCAGGTCGTAGCCCAGGGCACGCGCGGCTCCAGCCCAGCGGTCCACCACCCCCCCATTCAGCAGGGCGGGGTCGAGGGTCGGCAGGTGCGTTTCCAGGCTCACGCGCAGGCCCCGGCGTTCCAGAAAACGCACGGCTTCGGGCTGAGTGGCATAGGTCGCGGTTTTCAGGCTGCTGCTGATGCCTTGCGTAACTGCCTCCCACAGGGCTGAGCCGACTCCCCGCCGCCGTGTGTCCGGGTGAACGTGGACGCCCACATACAGGTGTGTGGGGTGCAGGGTGCCGCGCCGGGGGGATGCGTACCCGATGGGCTGCCCATCCTCCAGCGCCACCACGCCCGGAACGCGCCCGCCGCCGTGGTAAGCGATGGCCCCCTCGTCCCTGTTCCAGACGGCGTGGAGCAGGGCCTGGATGGGAACAACGTCAGTAGGCGTGGTCGGACGCAGGGTGAACATTCTGGGAGTCTGCCGCAGTCTGACGCCGGGAGCATGGGCCGAATGGCGGGAAGACGTTCCTCCTGTTCAGTCCCGCGCCCCCGCCGCCTTCCTCAGCGGCAGGTACTTGGGCACCCACTGGCGGCCCCGCACGAACGCCTCCAGCTCGTCGTCGGTGAGGTTGCGCACGCGGCGCTCGGCGCACACGCCCTCGCGGATGGCCTGGCGGGCCACGCGCACCGCGACCTTCAGGCTGAGTTCGCGGATGGCACTCACGGGCGGGTAGACGCGGTTCCCGTAAGCCGCCGTCTCGTCCGCAAGGGTCTGCGCGGCTTCCATCACCATGCCGTCGGTGATCTCGCGGGCGCGGCTGATCACGGCCCCGAAGCCCAGGCCGGGGAAGATAAAGGCGTTGTTGCCCTGCCCCACCGCGTGCATCTGCCCCCCATGCTCGATGTCGGGAAAGGGACTGCCGGTGGCGACGATGGCCGCGCCGTCCGTCCAGCGCAGCAGGTCGGCGGGCTGCGCCTCCACGTTGCTGGTGGGGTTGGAGAGGGGAAACACGATGGGACGCGGGGTGTGCGCGAGCATGGCCCCGACCGTGGGCTGGCGGAACAGGCCGGGGACGCCGGTCAGGCCCAGGAGGGCCGTGGCGCGGGCGTTCACGACCGTCTCGTGCAGGGTCGGCCACTCGCCCTCACAGGTCCAGCCCGCCACGTCCTCGGGGCGGCGGGCAAAGGAGAGCTGATGGTCTTCCAGACCGGGCTGCCCATGCATCAGCAGGCCATAGCGGTCCACGACGAACACGCGGGCGTTTGCCTCGGGGTAGCCCAGCCCCTCGCGCATCAGGCCCTGGCGAATCGCCATCGCCACGCCGATGCCGCCCGCCCCCGCGCCCACCACCACGAAGGTCTGGTCGGTCAGCCGCTCCCCCTTCAGGCGGCTCGCGCTGATCAGGCCGGCCAGCGCCATCGCCCCGGTGCCCTGAATATCGTCGTTGAAGCTGGGTACGACCTTGCGGTAGCGCTCCAGCACCCGGAAGGCCGTGCCGCGCGCGAAGTCCTCCCACTGGATGATCGCCTTGGGGTAGCGGGCGACCGTCGCCTCGACGAACTGGTCGAGAAACTCGTCGTATTCCACACCTGTCAGGCGTTTGTGGTGGACGCCCAGATAGAGGGGGTCGTCGATCAGGTCCTGGCGGTCGGTGCCCACGTCCAGCTCGACCGGCAGCGTCTTGTCGGGGCCGACGCCACCCGCCGCGGTGTAGAGGCTCAGCTTGCCGATAGAAATCGCCATGCCGCCGAAGCCCTGGTCCCCAATCCCCAGAATCGCGCTGGAATCGGTCGCCACGATCATCCGCACGTCGTTGAGGGGCACGTTTTCCAGCAGCTCGTCCACCCGGCCCACGTCCTCGGTGCTGACGGCAAAGCCGCGCGGGTAGCGGTAGATGTGCGAGAAGACCCGCACCGCCTCGCCCACGGTCGGGGTGTAGAGGATCGGCAGCATCTCTTCGAGGTGGTCGGTGAACAGCGCGTAGAACAGCACCTCGTTGCGGTCCTGGAGGGCGCGCAGGAACTCGTGCTTGTCGAGGTCGGTGGCCTGCTGGAGGTAGCGCAGGTAGGTGCGGTCCTTCTGTTCCTCCAGGGTGCTGTGGTGCGGCGGCACCAGGCCCTCCAGCCCGAGCGCGCGGCGTTCCTCGCGGGTAAACCCGGTGGACTTGTTCAGCAGGGGAATATGCAGCAGCGAGAAGCCGGTCACGTTCACGTCCAGGTAACGGTGGCCGTTCTCGTCACGCTTCACGTCATAGTAGCGGGAGACGCGGGGAGCTTCAGGCATGACGCGAGGAGTCTAGCCCAGACACGCCGAACATATTCCAGACCATGTACAGGTTTTTTACGCAATGCAAGAAAGTCTGGCTTAGCCACGCTCCGGCAGCGGCAGAAAGGTGATCTCGTCGTCCGGGGGGCAGGTGCCGATGGTGAGGATGGTGGCGGGGGCATCCGAACGGTTGACCAGCAGGTGCGGCGCGTCCGGCGAGGGCGGAAAGCCGATGAAGTCGCCGGGGACGAGGTCCACGAACTCCGCTCCGGTCCACACCGACGGCTGCCCCGCCAGGACGGAGGAGGCTTCCTCCTTCTGGCTGTGGAAGTGCAGGCCCGAAGCGCGGCGGCCCGGCAGCAGGACCTCGTGATGGACCAGCAGCCCCCGCAGACCGAAGGGGCCGGAGAGGGACCGCGCCAGCGACAGCCGCTCCCCGGACGCCGTGACCAGCTCGCGCCCCGGCACATCCGCGATGTTCAGTGGCCGGGGCGGGTTCATGCGTCCTCGGCCTGCCGCGCCTGCCAGCGCCCGCGCAGCCGCTCGAAATTCGCGTCGATCTTGGCCTGGGGCAGCACCATCTGGCCGGTCGTGCCGTGCCCGATCTCGTCGCCCAGTTCGGAGACGGCGCGCAGGGTGCAGAGGATGCGGCGGCCCTCCATCCGCTCGAAGGTGGCGGTCACGGTGACGGTCATGCCGGGCAGGGCGCTGGCGGTGTGCGTGACCTGCACGTCGGTCCCGATGCCGCCCTCACCGTCTTCCAGAAAGGGCAGGATGATCTTGCGCCCCGCCTCCTCGAAGTGCCGGGCCAGCCAGTAGGTGGCGTACACGGGATGCACCGCGCCGAGTTCCGCGAACTGCACGGTCATCTCGTCCGTCACGGTGACGGTCAGGGTCTGGGTGAAACCTGCCGGAATGGGACGCATGGCAAGAGGCTAGCAGGGGGCGGGGGCACCCGGACATTCCAGGCGGCGGCCGCCCCATCCGCCCGCCCTATCTGGTCGTCCCATCCGGCTGCTCCATCCGTAAAGGAATCCCCGTGGGGCGGTGCGCTGGCGCGGCTGCGGCGGCCCCGTAGACTGCCGGCATGAAGTTCTCGGACCTCTGGACCCTGATCCGGGAGGCGGCGCTGGCCTTCGGGCAGGACAAGGCCCCGCGGCTGGCGGCGGCCATCGCCTACTACGCCCTGTTCAGCATCGCGCCGCTGCTGCTGTTCGCGGTCGCCATCGCGGGATTCTTTCTCTCGGACCAGCAGGTCGTGCAGCAACTGGTCGGCCCTGAAAGCACCATCGCGCAGAACGTGGGCCAGGACACCGCCGCCTTCCTGCGCAGTCTGGTGTCCAACCAGGAAGGCATTCAGCGCGGCTCGCTGGTCGCCAGCAT
The genomic region above belongs to Deinococcus carri and contains:
- a CDS encoding NAD-dependent malic enzyme encodes the protein MPEAPRVSRYYDVKRDENGHRYLDVNVTGFSLLHIPLLNKSTGFTREERRALGLEGLVPPHHSTLEEQKDRTYLRYLQQATDLDKHEFLRALQDRNEVLFYALFTDHLEEMLPILYTPTVGEAVRVFSHIYRYPRGFAVSTEDVGRVDELLENVPLNDVRMIVATDSSAILGIGDQGFGGMAISIGKLSLYTAAGGVGPDKTLPVELDVGTDRQDLIDDPLYLGVHHKRLTGVEYDEFLDQFVEATVARYPKAIIQWEDFARGTAFRVLERYRKVVPSFNDDIQGTGAMALAGLISASRLKGERLTDQTFVVVGAGAGGIGVAMAIRQGLMREGLGYPEANARVFVVDRYGLLMHGQPGLEDHQLSFARRPEDVAGWTCEGEWPTLHETVVNARATALLGLTGVPGLFRQPTVGAMLAHTPRPIVFPLSNPTSNVEAQPADLLRWTDGAAIVATGSPFPDIEHGGQMHAVGQGNNAFIFPGLGFGAVISRAREITDGMVMEAAQTLADETAAYGNRVYPPVSAIRELSLKVAVRVARQAIREGVCAERRVRNLTDDELEAFVRGRQWVPKYLPLRKAAGARD
- a CDS encoding cupin domain-containing protein, which encodes MNPPRPLNIADVPGRELVTASGERLSLARSLSGPFGLRGLLVHHEVLLPGRRASGLHFHSQKEEASSVLAGQPSVWTGAEFVDLVPGDFIGFPPSPDAPHLLVNRSDAPATILTIGTCPPDDEITFLPLPERG
- a CDS encoding thioesterase family protein, coding for MRPIPAGFTQTLTVTVTDEMTVQFAELGAVHPVYATYWLARHFEEAGRKIILPFLEDGEGGIGTDVQVTHTASALPGMTVTVTATFERMEGRRILCTLRAVSELGDEIGHGTTGQMVLPQAKIDANFERLRGRWQARQAEDA